The Blastocatellia bacterium genome includes a window with the following:
- a CDS encoding ATP-binding protein codes for MPIEEFITERITIVLPSQLQYVDPVVMYLSDHLTRFGYPDEDCHTAVALHEAITNAMRHGNKLDATKKVEIVLELDAQQAVFIITDEGNGFDPASVCDPTEGENIFRECGRGLLMMRHIMDEVRYNERGNQITMIKKSPKAKSS; via the coding sequence ATGCCCATTGAAGAATTTATCACCGAGCGGATCACGATCGTTCTTCCCAGTCAGTTGCAGTACGTTGACCCAGTTGTTATGTATCTCAGCGATCATCTGACACGGTTCGGCTACCCTGATGAAGATTGTCACACGGCCGTTGCCCTGCATGAAGCGATCACCAATGCTATGCGTCACGGCAATAAGCTGGATGCCACCAAGAAAGTGGAGATCGTGCTCGAACTCGACGCGCAGCAAGCCGTCTTCATTATCACCGACGAGGGCAATGGATTTGATCCTGCGTCGGTGTGTGATCCCACCGAAGGTGAAAATATCTTCCGCGAGTGTGGGCGTGGCTTGCTGATGATGCGGCACATCATGGATGAAGTCCGGTATAATGAGCGCGGCAATCAAATCACCATGATCAAAAAATCTCCCAAGGCGAAATCATCATGA